The Macrococcoides canis genome has a window encoding:
- the rnr gene encoding ribonuclease R, which produces MHLYEHEVIAYLKSLKGSAVMIEAIEAHLNLESADAFKDLVKTLVHLEQTGKLSRTKQDKYFIAFDSNKALVKGTLSQHKKGFAFVRAEDETIDDVFIPPNKINRAMDGDTVLVSVTKARDGRNEGEVKAIEKRAITQVVGTYTEAKHFGFVLPDDSRITQDIFIPKGKNLGAVEGHKVLVELTQYADGTNNPEGMVKAILGHKNDPGVDILSIIYQHGINIEFNPATIEEANNVPDEISPSEITGRTDLRDVLTITIDGADAKDLDDAISVDKLDNGNYRLIVSIADVSHYVTEGSSLDADAYERGTSVYLVDRVIPMIPHRLSNGICSLNPHADRLTLSCEMEITPNGHTVNHKIYESIIHSDERMTYDDVNAILEDNDAALINKYAHIHELLLHAKDLAAILKRMRETRGEIDFDLKEAKILVDKDGVPREVAIRDRGLGERLIELFMLAANETVAEHFAKMKVPFIYRVHEEPKADRLKRFFEFITNFGILVKGGTENIHPKTLQNIGKEIHGKPEELVISTLMLRSMQQAKYAEENLGHFGLSAEYYTHFTSPIRRYPDLIVHRLIRKYLIEKSMDDKAQEYWAEELVDISEHTSKRERRAIDAERDTDDLKKAEYMVQHIGEEFDGIISSVANFGMFVELENTIEGMVHNSNMTDDYYNFDERHMAMIGERHGKVYRIGQKVRVKVVNVNVDERMIDFAIVGMDMKKIEDKIREVKIKAKKNTKSTNEKPRKKGRGKARGAEMSKNNKNKKPFYKAKAVKNSGRRKKK; this is translated from the coding sequence ATGCATCTGTATGAACATGAAGTAATTGCATATTTAAAATCATTAAAGGGTAGTGCAGTTATGATAGAAGCAATTGAAGCGCATCTAAATCTTGAGAGTGCAGATGCATTTAAAGATTTAGTAAAGACCCTTGTGCATTTAGAACAGACAGGTAAATTGAGCCGTACAAAGCAGGATAAGTACTTTATTGCCTTCGACAGCAATAAAGCGCTCGTAAAAGGTACGTTAAGTCAGCACAAAAAAGGCTTTGCATTTGTTAGAGCAGAGGATGAAACGATCGATGACGTGTTTATTCCACCGAATAAGATTAATCGTGCTATGGATGGAGACACAGTGCTTGTCAGTGTAACAAAAGCACGTGACGGTCGTAATGAAGGTGAAGTAAAAGCCATTGAAAAGCGTGCGATTACTCAAGTTGTCGGTACATACACTGAAGCGAAACATTTCGGCTTTGTATTACCGGATGACTCAAGAATTACACAAGATATCTTTATTCCAAAAGGCAAGAACCTAGGGGCAGTAGAAGGTCATAAAGTGCTTGTAGAACTTACGCAGTATGCTGATGGTACGAATAATCCTGAAGGTATGGTAAAAGCTATTCTTGGTCATAAAAATGATCCAGGTGTGGATATCTTATCGATCATCTATCAGCATGGGATTAATATAGAATTTAATCCAGCGACGATTGAAGAAGCAAATAATGTACCGGATGAAATTAGTCCTTCAGAAATTACAGGACGTACAGATTTACGTGACGTTCTGACAATTACAATTGATGGTGCAGATGCGAAAGACTTAGATGATGCAATCAGCGTGGATAAGCTGGATAATGGTAACTACCGCCTGATCGTCTCTATTGCAGATGTCAGTCATTATGTAACGGAAGGATCTAGTCTTGATGCAGACGCTTATGAACGTGGTACAAGTGTGTATTTAGTGGACCGTGTAATTCCAATGATTCCGCATCGACTCAGTAACGGTATTTGTTCGCTTAATCCACATGCAGATCGTTTAACATTAAGCTGTGAGATGGAAATTACTCCAAATGGTCATACGGTTAATCATAAAATCTATGAAAGTATCATTCATTCCGATGAACGTATGACTTATGATGATGTGAATGCAATATTAGAAGATAACGATGCAGCGCTGATCAATAAATATGCGCATATTCATGAACTGCTATTACACGCGAAAGATTTAGCAGCAATACTTAAACGTATGCGCGAAACACGTGGAGAAATTGATTTCGACCTTAAAGAAGCGAAGATATTAGTTGATAAAGACGGTGTCCCTAGAGAAGTTGCAATACGAGACCGAGGACTCGGCGAACGTTTAATCGAATTATTTATGCTTGCAGCAAATGAAACTGTTGCAGAACACTTTGCGAAGATGAAAGTACCGTTTATCTACCGCGTGCATGAAGAACCGAAAGCAGATCGCCTGAAACGCTTCTTTGAGTTTATTACAAACTTCGGTATTTTAGTTAAAGGCGGCACTGAGAACATTCATCCGAAGACGCTGCAGAATATCGGTAAAGAAATTCACGGAAAACCTGAAGAACTTGTAATCTCAACACTTATGCTACGCTCAATGCAGCAGGCAAAGTATGCAGAAGAGAACTTAGGTCACTTCGGATTATCAGCTGAATATTATACGCACTTTACATCACCAATCCGACGCTATCCAGATTTAATCGTGCACAGACTAATCCGTAAATACTTGATTGAAAAGTCGATGGACGATAAAGCACAGGAGTACTGGGCAGAAGAACTGGTCGATATTAGTGAACATACATCTAAACGCGAACGCCGTGCCATTGATGCGGAACGTGATACAGATGATCTGAAGAAAGCAGAATATATGGTGCAGCATATCGGAGAAGAATTTGACGGTATCATCAGCAGCGTTGCAAACTTCGGTATGTTCGTCGAACTTGAGAATACGATTGAAGGTATGGTTCATAATTCGAACATGACAGATGATTACTATAACTTTGATGAACGTCATATGGCGATGATCGGTGAACGTCACGGAAAAGTGTATAGAATCGGTCAGAAAGTACGCGTAAAAGTAGTGAACGTCAATGTAGATGAACGCATGATTGACTTTGCGATTGTTGGTATGGATATGAAGAAGATTGAAGATAAGATTCGCGAAGTGAAAATTAAAGCGAAGAAGAATACGAAATCTACTAACGAAAAACCCCGTAAAAAAGGACGCGGAAAAGCACGTGGCGCAGAAATGAGTAAGAATAATAAAAATAAGAAACCGTTCTATAAAGCAAAAGCGGTGAAAAATTCAGGACGTAGAAAGAAGAAGTAG
- the secG gene encoding preprotein translocase subunit SecG, giving the protein MNTLLTVLLIIDCFVLITVVLLQEGKSSGLSGAISGGAETLFGKQKQRGVELILNRITIVASVLLFLITIAIGYFNI; this is encoded by the coding sequence ATGAACACGCTATTAACAGTATTATTAATTATAGATTGTTTCGTATTAATCACAGTTGTACTTTTACAAGAAGGTAAGAGTAGTGGTTTATCGGGTGCGATCAGCGGTGGTGCTGAAACACTTTTCGGTAAACAAAAACAACGTGGTGTAGAATTAATATTAAATAGAATCACAATTGTTGCATCGGTATTATTATTCTTAATTACTATTGCCATTGGTTACTTTAATATTTAA
- a CDS encoding thioredoxin family protein: protein MRTISQYEEFKEIIESEEPVVIKFFADWCPDCTRMDFWIDPIVDEYHNYNWYKINRDQVPEAADENDVMGIPSILIFKNSEKLAHLHSANAKTPESVKAFLAEHLTK, encoded by the coding sequence GTGAGAACAATTAGTCAATATGAAGAGTTTAAAGAGATTATTGAAAGTGAGGAACCTGTTGTTATCAAGTTCTTCGCAGACTGGTGTCCAGACTGTACACGTATGGACTTCTGGATCGATCCAATCGTTGACGAATATCATAACTATAACTGGTATAAAATTAATCGTGACCAAGTACCTGAAGCAGCAGATGAGAATGACGTTATGGGTATTCCAAGTATCTTAATCTTCAAGAACAGTGAAAAGTTAGCACACCTGCATTCAGCAAATGCTAAAACGCCTGAATCAGTGAAAGCATTTTTAGCAGAACATTTAACGAAATAA
- the tpiA gene encoding triose-phosphate isomerase, with the protein MRKPIIAGNWKMNKTVKEAKDFVSSLPALPSEGVDAVICAPHIQLDAIISADVANLQVGAQNCYFEDSGAFTGETSPAALKDLGVEYVVLGHSERREYFGETDEDINKKALAVFKHGMTPIICCGETDEERESGQFEAKVGAQVSNALKGFDDEQVKQLVIAYEPIWAIGTGKSATSEDAEASCKFVRSVVEKDFGKDAAEAVRIQYGGSVKPGNIKEYMANENIDGALVGGASLEVDSFVQLLEGAK; encoded by the coding sequence ATGAGAAAACCAATTATCGCAGGAAACTGGAAAATGAACAAAACGGTAAAAGAAGCGAAAGATTTCGTTTCAAGCTTACCAGCTTTACCGTCTGAAGGTGTAGATGCAGTTATTTGTGCACCACATATTCAGTTAGATGCAATTATTTCTGCTGATGTCGCAAACCTTCAAGTCGGTGCACAAAACTGCTACTTTGAAGATAGCGGTGCATTCACTGGAGAAACGTCTCCAGCGGCTTTAAAGGATCTAGGTGTTGAGTATGTCGTTTTAGGACATTCTGAACGTCGTGAATATTTCGGTGAAACAGACGAAGATATCAATAAAAAAGCATTAGCAGTATTTAAACATGGTATGACACCAATAATTTGCTGTGGTGAAACAGACGAAGAACGTGAATCTGGTCAGTTCGAAGCTAAAGTCGGTGCGCAGGTAAGTAACGCACTTAAAGGTTTTGATGATGAACAGGTGAAACAGCTTGTCATTGCTTATGAACCTATCTGGGCAATTGGAACAGGTAAATCTGCAACGAGTGAAGATGCAGAAGCAAGCTGTAAATTTGTGCGTTCAGTAGTGGAAAAAGACTTCGGTAAAGATGCAGCTGAAGCTGTACGTATCCAATACGGCGGCTCAGTAAAACCAGGTAACATTAAGGAATATATGGCAAATGAAAACATCGATGGTGCATTAGTAGGTGGCGCATCGTTAGAAGTGGATTCTTTTGTACAACTGTTAGAAGGTGCTAAGTAA
- a CDS encoding GNAT family N-acetyltransferase, which yields MKASKTVDVAGELNFLALGDMCYTMLGTHDDNKIRSYMQSLFEMPGNRFSYNDSYVLMDDQKVMGMMTCLPVKVLNRATLKTIIDIIKLRKLSALKIIVKHPKSLLALMRMREGKENEYHISMIATLPEFQGKGVAKRLIAHAEEMSIAEGFNKLSLTVVKQNEGAFHLYKKLDFNVVGTIDDNALHLYRMRKLLTVNRAD from the coding sequence GTGAAAGCGAGTAAAACAGTTGATGTTGCTGGGGAGCTTAATTTTCTTGCGCTTGGAGATATGTGCTATACGATGCTTGGAACACACGATGACAATAAAATACGTTCATATATGCAGTCATTGTTCGAGATGCCAGGCAATCGATTTAGTTATAACGATTCGTATGTTTTAATGGATGACCAAAAAGTGATGGGGATGATGACATGCCTGCCAGTAAAGGTGTTAAATCGTGCAACTTTGAAGACGATAATAGACATTATTAAATTACGTAAATTAAGCGCACTTAAAATCATTGTTAAACATCCGAAATCACTGCTCGCATTAATGAGGATGCGTGAGGGAAAAGAAAATGAGTATCATATCAGCATGATCGCAACGCTTCCTGAATTTCAAGGAAAAGGTGTTGCAAAAAGGTTGATTGCCCATGCGGAAGAAATGTCTATCGCAGAAGGGTTTAATAAGCTATCGCTTACGGTCGTGAAACAAAATGAAGGCGCATTCCATCTATATAAGAAACTTGACTTTAATGTAGTAGGGACAATTGATGATAATGCATTGCATTTATACCGTATGCGTAAATTATTAACCGTTAATCGCGCGGATTAA
- a CDS encoding Spx/MgsR family RNA polymerase-binding regulatory protein: MIKFYQLPSCTTCRKAAKYLTDNGVSFEPIHIVEHTPTAKEFDTIVNNTGIDVDLLFNKLGTKYKELNLKETLQDKSYEEKLELLASDGMLVKRPLAVNKDKITLGFKEADYKQTWL; this comes from the coding sequence ATGATCAAATTTTATCAGTTACCAAGCTGTACTACATGCAGAAAAGCAGCAAAATATCTTACGGATAATGGTGTGAGTTTCGAGCCGATTCACATTGTGGAACATACACCAACTGCAAAAGAGTTTGATACAATCGTTAACAATACAGGTATTGATGTGGATCTATTATTCAATAAGCTGGGTACAAAGTATAAGGAGCTTAATTTGAAGGAAACATTACAAGATAAATCATACGAGGAGAAATTAGAACTTCTTGCATCTGATGGTATGCTTGTGAAGCGTCCTTTAGCTGTTAATAAAGATAAAATCACTTTAGGATTCAAAGAAGCGGACTATAAACAAACTTGGTTATAA
- a CDS encoding DUF4352 domain-containing protein, with protein MKVKLLSISLITLSLLFAACSEDTEDKNTKEESSAKATETESNSSKISTEDTAEESVDTETNVSDALKLGDTKKIDDVTFTVNDVKVTDERNEFNDVKAEKVITIFTTVKSDAKEDYVAGQEADVYVNGKKSEAYPLGTDKTETISTGRTADVAQSFAVPKDAKEIEIEIKPLFSIGNDKALYKVTIE; from the coding sequence ATGAAAGTTAAATTGTTAAGTATTTCGTTAATTACTTTGTCTTTATTATTTGCAGCTTGTAGTGAGGATACTGAAGATAAGAATACTAAAGAAGAGTCGAGTGCAAAAGCAACAGAAACTGAAAGTAATTCTTCAAAGATTTCGACGGAAGATACTGCTGAAGAATCTGTTGACACAGAAACGAATGTATCAGATGCATTAAAGCTCGGAGATACGAAGAAAATTGATGATGTCACGTTTACTGTTAATGATGTGAAGGTGACAGATGAACGAAATGAATTTAATGATGTTAAAGCTGAAAAGGTGATTACTATTTTCACAACTGTTAAGTCGGACGCTAAAGAAGATTATGTTGCGGGACAGGAAGCGGATGTGTATGTTAACGGTAAAAAATCAGAAGCATATCCATTAGGAACAGACAAGACTGAAACAATTTCTACGGGACGAACTGCAGATGTAGCACAATCCTTCGCTGTTCCTAAAGATGCTAAAGAAATAGAGATAGAGATAAAGCCATTGTTTTCAATAGGAAATGATAAAGCTCTTTACAAAGTTACAATAGAATAA
- the gpmI gene encoding 2,3-bisphosphoglycerate-independent phosphoglycerate mutase, protein MKSPTALIILDGFANRKETFGNAVAQAHKPNFDRYYNRYPHSELKASGLDVGLPEGQMGNSEVGHLNIGAGRIVYQSLTRINKSIEDGDFFKNQVLLDAMQHVKENHTALHLMGLLSDGGVHSHYEHLFALLKLAKEQGVDKVYVHAFLDGRDVGQQTALKYIEETEKQFKEIGIGQFASVSGRYYAMDRDKRWDREQLAYDAMTYGKGVEYNSASAGVEASYAEGVNDEFVIPFVVKDHERGEENTGVNDGDAMIFFNFRPDRAAQLSEVYTNEEFDGFKMDKRLIGIKFVTFTKYNDQVKADVVFEKVDLVNTIGEVAANNNLSQLRIAETEKYPHVTYFMSGGRNDEFPGERRVLIDSPKVATYDLQPEMSAYEVRDALLAELDKGDLDLIILNFANPDMVGHSGMLEPTIKAIEAVDECLGAVVDKILEMNGVAIITADHGNSDEVLKLDGSPMTAHTTNPVPVIVTREGVTLREGGRLADLAPTLVDLLGVEQPEDMTGTSLIQKG, encoded by the coding sequence ATGAAAAGCCCGACAGCTTTAATCATATTAGATGGTTTTGCAAACCGTAAAGAAACATTTGGGAATGCAGTCGCTCAGGCGCATAAACCAAATTTTGACCGTTACTACAATCGATATCCACATAGCGAACTGAAAGCGTCTGGATTAGATGTAGGACTTCCTGAAGGACAGATGGGGAATTCAGAAGTAGGTCATTTAAATATCGGTGCAGGCAGAATTGTCTATCAGTCTTTAACACGTATCAATAAATCAATTGAAGATGGAGATTTCTTTAAGAATCAAGTGTTGTTAGATGCAATGCAGCATGTGAAAGAAAATCATACAGCACTGCACTTGATGGGATTATTATCTGATGGTGGCGTACATAGTCACTATGAACATTTATTTGCATTACTTAAACTTGCGAAGGAGCAAGGTGTCGACAAGGTGTATGTCCATGCATTTTTAGATGGTCGAGATGTCGGTCAGCAGACCGCACTTAAGTATATCGAAGAAACTGAGAAACAGTTTAAAGAGATTGGTATCGGTCAATTTGCTTCTGTTTCTGGCCGTTACTATGCGATGGATAGAGACAAACGCTGGGATCGAGAGCAACTGGCATATGATGCCATGACATACGGTAAAGGTGTAGAATACAATTCAGCATCTGCAGGTGTAGAAGCAAGTTATGCAGAAGGTGTGAACGATGAGTTCGTTATTCCGTTTGTGGTTAAAGACCACGAAAGAGGAGAAGAGAACACTGGTGTGAACGACGGAGATGCGATGATCTTCTTCAACTTCAGACCTGACCGTGCAGCACAACTTTCAGAAGTATATACGAACGAAGAATTTGACGGCTTTAAGATGGATAAGCGTCTGATCGGAATTAAGTTCGTGACATTTACAAAGTACAACGATCAAGTGAAAGCGGATGTTGTATTTGAAAAGGTAGATTTAGTGAACACAATCGGTGAAGTGGCTGCAAACAATAACTTATCGCAGCTACGTATCGCTGAAACAGAGAAGTATCCACACGTAACATATTTTATGAGCGGTGGTCGTAACGATGAGTTTCCAGGTGAACGCCGTGTGTTAATCGATTCACCGAAAGTTGCAACATACGACTTACAGCCTGAAATGAGCGCGTATGAAGTACGCGATGCATTACTTGCTGAACTGGATAAAGGCGATTTAGATCTGATCATTCTAAACTTTGCAAATCCTGATATGGTTGGACATTCTGGTATGCTGGAACCGACGATTAAAGCGATTGAAGCAGTAGATGAATGTCTCGGTGCAGTTGTAGACAAAATTCTAGAGATGAATGGTGTTGCAATCATTACAGCAGATCACGGAAATTCGGATGAAGTATTAAAGCTTGATGGTAGTCCGATGACGGCACATACAACGAATCCAGTACCTGTTATTGTAACGCGTGAAGGTGTTACGTTGCGTGAAGGCGGTCGTCTCGCTGATCTCGCACCGACATTAGTCGATTTATTAGGTGTTGAACAACCTGAAGATATGACTGGTACGTCGTTGATTCAAAAAGGTTAA
- the aroD gene encoding type I 3-dehydroquinate dehydratase: MSDKGLAIPKIIVTLSDVQNEDNVYVKEAEENSVFFDIIEYRADLKVMPAAEYKDELLYIKSHFPNKKILFTYRMFDDRDRATIEAADYYEIIKFVITNDLCDIIDIDLMIYEQYMTDLLQLARQHQIEVLISHHEFQYTPRIKDMLAMYKKMITLDADYCKLAVMPHDGKDVLNLMDAVYETKQAYDTNVIGIAMGDIGKITRLACGVFGSSMTFGYVGEPVAPGQIHVRDLHHQLALY, encoded by the coding sequence TTGAGTGATAAAGGTTTAGCGATTCCAAAGATTATCGTTACATTATCAGATGTGCAAAATGAAGATAATGTATATGTTAAAGAGGCTGAGGAAAACAGTGTTTTCTTTGATATTATTGAGTACCGTGCAGATTTAAAGGTAATGCCGGCAGCAGAGTATAAAGATGAGCTTCTGTATATTAAAAGTCATTTTCCAAATAAGAAGATTCTGTTCACATATCGCATGTTCGATGATAGAGACAGAGCAACGATTGAAGCAGCGGATTATTATGAGATTATTAAGTTTGTCATCACAAACGATCTCTGTGATATTATCGATATCGATTTAATGATCTATGAACAGTACATGACAGATTTATTACAGCTCGCACGTCAGCATCAGATTGAAGTGCTGATTAGTCATCATGAATTTCAGTACACACCTCGTATAAAAGATATGCTTGCGATGTATAAGAAGATGATCACATTAGATGCAGATTACTGTAAACTTGCAGTAATGCCGCATGATGGTAAAGATGTGCTGAATCTAATGGATGCAGTATATGAAACAAAGCAAGCATATGATACGAATGTTATTGGCATAGCGATGGGGGATATCGGTAAGATCACGCGACTCGCATGCGGCGTATTTGGCTCGTCGATGACATTTGGATATGTAGGTGAACCTGTAGCACCAGGACAGATTCATGTACGTGATCTGCATCATCAGCTTGCACTGTATTAA
- the smpB gene encoding SsrA-binding protein SmpB — MPKGTGKVLAQNRKASHDYTIEETIEAGIELKGTEIKSIRRGSANLRDSYARVYKGEMYVYNMHVAPYEEGNRFNHDPLRTRKLLLKRKQIDKLFGQTREQGYTLVPLKLYIKNGYCKMLVGIAKGKKDYDKRHALKAKEAKREMDRALKERY, encoded by the coding sequence ATGCCTAAAGGAACTGGGAAAGTATTAGCACAAAATAGAAAAGCAAGTCACGATTATACGATAGAAGAAACGATTGAAGCGGGAATCGAACTAAAAGGAACTGAAATTAAGTCCATTCGACGCGGCAGCGCGAACTTACGTGATTCCTATGCACGTGTATATAAAGGTGAAATGTATGTCTATAATATGCACGTTGCACCTTACGAAGAAGGCAATCGATTTAACCATGACCCCCTCAGAACACGTAAATTACTATTGAAAAGAAAACAGATCGATAAACTCTTCGGTCAGACACGTGAACAAGGGTATACACTTGTACCATTGAAGCTGTATATTAAAAACGGCTACTGCAAAATGCTAGTGGGCATCGCTAAAGGTAAGAAAGATTACGACAAGCGACATGCACTAAAAGCAAAAGAAGCGAAACGCGAAATGGACCGCGCATTGAAAGAAAGATATTAA
- a CDS encoding alpha/beta hydrolase, translated as MKMRLPEPFFFEEGKRAVLLLHGFTGNSSDVRQLGRFLQKKGYTSYAPHYEGHGVPPEELLASSPHVWWSQVLEAYDFLVGKGYNEIAVAGLSLGGVFALKLAQYRDVLSVATLCSPMYIKTTGNMYEGVLDYAREFKKREGKSEAQINQEMEAFQPTDMLVDLQQTIQDVRDTVDNVYAPLFVAQGRLDTMINPDSANIIYNEAESDDKEIHWYEQSGHVITIDKEKEQLFEDYHQFLERLDWSN; from the coding sequence ATGAAAATGAGATTACCGGAACCGTTCTTTTTTGAAGAGGGAAAAAGAGCAGTACTATTATTACATGGATTTACAGGAAATTCATCAGATGTGAGACAGCTTGGGCGATTCCTGCAGAAAAAAGGGTATACAAGTTATGCACCGCATTATGAAGGTCACGGCGTACCTCCAGAAGAACTGCTTGCATCAAGTCCGCATGTATGGTGGAGCCAGGTGCTTGAAGCGTATGATTTCCTTGTAGGAAAAGGGTATAATGAAATTGCAGTAGCAGGACTGTCGCTTGGTGGTGTATTTGCGTTGAAGCTTGCACAATACCGAGATGTGCTAAGCGTTGCTACACTATGCAGTCCAATGTATATCAAGACAACTGGTAATATGTATGAGGGTGTACTGGATTATGCTCGTGAATTTAAGAAACGTGAAGGTAAATCGGAAGCTCAGATCAATCAGGAAATGGAAGCATTCCAGCCGACAGATATGCTTGTAGATTTACAGCAGACGATACAAGACGTACGAGATACAGTAGATAATGTATATGCGCCATTGTTTGTCGCACAAGGACGACTGGATACGATGATTAATCCGGATTCGGCGAATATCATCTACAATGAAGCAGAAAGCGATGACAAAGAGATACATTGGTATGAACAAAGTGGTCACGTTATTACGATAGATAAAGAGAAAGAACAGTTATTTGAAGATTATCATCAGTTTTTAGAACGTCTAGACTGGTCAAATTAA
- the eno gene encoding phosphopyruvate hydratase has protein sequence MPIITDVYAREVLDSRGNPTIEVEVFTESGALGRALVPSGASTGEHEAVELRDGDKDRYMGKGVLKAVENVNEIIAPEIIEGDFSVLDQVSIDKMMIALDGTENKGKLGANAILGVSIAVARAAADYLGMPLYKYLGGFNGTELPVPMMNIVNGGSHSDAPIAFQEFMVLPVGAPNFKEALRWGAEIFHNLAKILKSRGLVTAVGDEGGFAPTFEGTEDAVETILEAIKAAGLEPGKDVFLGFDCASSEFFENGVYDYAKFEGEGGAKRTSAEQVDYLEELVNKYPIISIEDGMDENDWDGWKALTERLGDKVQLVGDDLFVTNTKILERGINEGVGNSILIKVNQIGTLTETFEAIEMAQKAGYTAVVSHRSGETEDTTIADIAVATNAGQIKTGSLSRTDRIAKYNQLLRIEDELFETAKFKGLDAFYNLNK, from the coding sequence ATGCCAATTATTACAGATGTTTATGCACGCGAAGTATTAGATTCAAGAGGTAACCCAACAATCGAGGTAGAAGTATTTACTGAGAGTGGCGCACTAGGTCGTGCATTAGTACCATCAGGAGCTTCAACAGGTGAACATGAAGCAGTAGAACTACGTGACGGTGACAAAGATCGTTACATGGGTAAAGGTGTTTTAAAAGCTGTAGAAAACGTAAATGAAATTATCGCACCAGAAATTATCGAAGGAGATTTTTCTGTTCTTGATCAAGTATCAATCGACAAAATGATGATTGCTTTAGATGGTACAGAAAATAAAGGTAAATTAGGTGCAAATGCAATTTTAGGTGTATCAATCGCTGTAGCTCGTGCTGCTGCTGATTACTTAGGTATGCCATTATACAAATATTTAGGTGGATTTAACGGTACTGAATTACCAGTTCCAATGATGAACATCGTTAACGGTGGTTCTCACTCAGATGCACCGATTGCATTCCAGGAGTTCATGGTATTACCTGTAGGCGCACCAAACTTTAAAGAAGCATTACGCTGGGGCGCTGAAATCTTCCATAACTTAGCGAAGATCCTAAAATCTCGTGGATTAGTAACTGCAGTAGGTGACGAAGGTGGATTCGCTCCAACATTCGAAGGTACTGAAGATGCAGTTGAAACAATTTTAGAAGCAATTAAAGCAGCAGGACTTGAGCCTGGCAAAGATGTATTCTTAGGATTTGACTGTGCTTCTTCTGAATTCTTCGAAAATGGTGTCTATGACTATGCGAAGTTCGAAGGTGAAGGCGGCGCTAAACGTACTTCAGCTGAACAAGTAGATTACTTAGAAGAGTTAGTAAATAAATATCCGATCATCTCTATCGAAGACGGTATGGATGAAAATGACTGGGATGGCTGGAAAGCATTAACTGAACGCTTAGGTGATAAAGTTCAGTTAGTAGGTGATGATCTATTCGTTACGAACACTAAAATTTTAGAACGTGGGATCAACGAAGGTGTTGGTAACTCAATCTTAATCAAAGTTAACCAAATCGGTACTTTAACTGAAACATTCGAAGCAATCGAAATGGCTCAAAAAGCTGGTTACACTGCAGTTGTATCACATCGTTCTGGTGAAACTGAAGATACTACAATCGCTGATATCGCGGTTGCTACTAATGCTGGACAAATTAAGACAGGTTCATTATCTCGTACAGACCGTATTGCGAAATACAATCAATTATTACGTATCGAAGATGAATTATTTGAAACAGCTAAATTCAAAGGTTTAGATGCTTTCTACAACTTAAATAAATAA
- a CDS encoding nitroreductase family protein — protein MELTHAIKERRSIKQYEDTIVDDSMVKSAIELATYTPNHGMREPWRVIWVKKERLADFGQLFAEIAFKNNEEKYLTHIETVKKLAGVLVVVGKRDRRQKENLEDVLAIGGFMQTLSLALFENGVGSCIKTQPPYLNPKMNEALNIAGDEMIYGAIYLTAQTEAPYKERKNEQLITIF, from the coding sequence ATGGAATTAACACATGCAATTAAAGAGAGAAGAAGTATTAAGCAATATGAAGATACAATTGTTGATGACAGTATGGTGAAGTCAGCAATTGAACTTGCAACATATACGCCGAACCATGGTATGCGTGAACCTTGGCGTGTAATATGGGTGAAGAAAGAGCGATTAGCTGATTTCGGACAGTTGTTTGCAGAAATCGCCTTTAAAAATAATGAGGAGAAGTATCTGACTCATATAGAAACTGTTAAGAAGTTAGCTGGGGTGCTTGTCGTAGTTGGCAAACGCGATCGCCGTCAGAAAGAAAATTTAGAAGATGTACTTGCAATTGGTGGGTTTATGCAGACATTATCACTCGCCCTATTTGAAAACGGTGTCGGTAGCTGTATAAAAACACAGCCACCTTATTTAAACCCCAAAATGAACGAAGCATTAAATATAGCTGGTGATGAAATGATCTATGGTGCGATTTATTTAACGGCACAAACTGAAGCACCGTATAAAGAGAGAAAAAATGAACAGCTGATTACGATTTTTTAA